In Numida meleagris isolate 19003 breed g44 Domestic line chromosome 3, NumMel1.0, whole genome shotgun sequence, the following are encoded in one genomic region:
- the LOC110395552 gene encoding calpain-14-like, whose translation MPLLPCLKKKKSPVSLGKNIFQKHNPPVQQNYQALLEMCLKNKQLFTDDNFPADISSIGTGAILKKLPRNIQWKRPHALHRNPVFYAANRKHLDLCQGLVGNCWFLAALQALTFHQDILGAVVPQNQSFERKYAGIFHFRFWHFGEWVDVVVDDRLPVNEVGELVFVSSVYKNVFWGALLEKAYAKLYGSYEDLQIGQVSEALVDFTGGVNIRIKLPTAPPDLWDILTRATYSRSLMCCQTQLGATKVLKNGLVAGHAYTVTGIRKVTCQYGPENLVRVRNPWGKIEWKGDWSDSSYKWELLSPKEKILLRKKKDDGEFWMSLRDFKIHFVDFVICKLTPDLVSQEDGKKWMYSLKNGRWVKGSTAGGSLGFSKGMFWMNPQYWLNILASEDSKKSLGSCNVVISLMQKHSSKHRNRAPHLFIGFSLYKVALQQEEINRKLPPAFFTRHQPVNKRQVFLDEREVTCDFHLEPGVYVIVPSTQEPQQESEFILRVFSRKHILREMGGNTSFILSKEIVDRYEGKIWEDFFTKHFEQNPEINAVQLQRILNNVSWRHFRSFRLSFSLDACQGILALLDLNASGTLSIQEFRVLWKRLLFYLEVFQKRDTSRSGKLDLVELRAAVQETGISLSNEVCNLMAIRYGDPDLKISFESFMCFMLRVEIMGEAFRNLTQDGRGIYLQESEWMMMTLYS comes from the exons ATGCCTTTGCTGCcatgcctgaaaaaaaagaagtcgCCTGTGTCTTTGGGaaagaatatatttcaaaaacacaACCCACCTGTCCAGCAGAACTACCAGGCCTTGCTGGAGATGTGCTTGAAGAATAAACAGCTGTTCACTGATGACAATTTCCCTGCTGACATCAGCTCTATTGGAACGGGAGCAATACTGAAGAAACTCCCCCGAAATATACAGTGGAAGAGGCCACAT GCTTTGCACAGAAATCCAGTATTTTATGCTGCAAACAGAAAGCACCTTGACCTCTGCCAAGGATTAGTGG GGAACTGCTGGTTCCTGGCGGCTCTGCAAGCCCTGACGTTCCACCAGGACATCTTAGGCGCAGTCGTGCCACAAAACCAGAGCTTTGAGAGGAAATATGCAGGCATTTTCCACTTCCGG TTCTGGCACTTCGGGGAGTGGGTTGATGTGGTGGTTGATGATCGCCTGCCGGTGAATGAGGTGGGGGAGCTGGTCTTTGTTTCTTCGGTCTATAAGAATGTGTTCTGGGGAGCCCTTTTGGAGAAGGCATATGCGAA ACTGTACGGCTCCTATGAAGATCTGCAGATTGGGCAAGTTTCAGAAGCCTTGGTGGATTTCACAGGTGGTGTTAATATAAGGATCAAGCTTCCAACAGCTCCTCCTGATCTGTGGGATATCCTGACAAGAGCAACCTACAGCAGATCTCTCATGTGCTGTCAGACACAGTTAGGG GCAACAAAGGTCTTGAAAAATGGACTTGTTGCTGGCCATGCTTACACAGTAACTGGTATTAGAAAG GTGACCTGCCAATATGGACCAGAAAACCTAGTGAGAGTGAGAAATCCATGGGGGAAAATTGAATGGAAAGGAGACTGGAGTGATAG CTCTTACAAATGGGAGTTGCTGAGCCCAAAGGAGAAAATtttgctgaggaaaaagaaggatgaTGGAGAGTTCTG GATGTCTCTGCGAGATTTTAAGATTCATTTCGTAGACTTTGTGATCTGTAAATTAACTCCAGACCTGGTGAGCCAGGAAGATGGGAAAAAGTGGATGTATTCCCTGAAGAATGGGAGATGGGTTAAAGGAAGCACAGCAGGAGGAAGTCTGGGATTCTCCAAGG GCATGTTTTGGATGAACCCCCAGTACTGGTTGAATATTTTAGCAAGTGAAGACAGTAAGAAAAGCCTGGGTTCTTGCAATGTGGTTATATCCCTgatgcagaaacacagcagcaaacacCGGAACCGAGCTCCTCACCTCTTCATTGGCTTTTCACTCTACAAG gtGGCCCTACAG CAAGAGGAAATCAATCGAAAGCTGCCCCCAGCATTCTTCACCCGGCACCAGCCTGTGAACAAGCGGCAGGTCTTCCTTGATGAGCGGGAAGTGACTTGTGACTTCCACCTGGAGCCCGGTGTCTATGTGATTGTGCCATCCACTCAGGAGCCTCAGCAGGAGTCTGAATTCATTCTACGTGTCTTTTCCAGGAAGCACATCCTTCG GGAAATGGGTGGGAACACCAGTTTCATCCTCTCCAAG GAAATTGTTGATAGATATGAAGGCAAGATCTGGGAGGATTtcttcacaaaacattttgaacaa AATcctgaaataaatgctgttcAGCTCCAGAGGATCCTGAATAATGTATCTTGGAGAC ATTTTCGGAGTTTTCGCCTGAGTTTCAGTCTGGATGCCTGCCAGGGTATCCTGGCACTCCTGGAT CTGAATGCCTCTGGCACACTGAGTATCCAGGAGTTCCGAGTCCTGTGGAAAAGGCTGCTTTTCTACTTG GAAGTTTTCCAGAAAAGAGACACTAGCAGATCAGGAAAGCTTGACCTGGTAGAACTGCGTGCAGCTGTACAGGAGACAG GCATTTCACTCAGCAATGAAGTCTGTAATTTGATGGCAATCAGATATGGCGACCCTGACTTGAAGATCAGCTTTGAGAGCTTCATGTGTTTCATGCTTCGAGTAGAGATCATGGGAG AGGCCTTTCGCAACTTAACGCAAGATGGTAGAGGGATATACCTGCAGGAATCTGAG TGGATGATGATGACACTGTATTCCTGA